In Rhinoraja longicauda isolate Sanriku21f chromosome 27, sRhiLon1.1, whole genome shotgun sequence, one DNA window encodes the following:
- the srrm1 gene encoding serine/arginine repetitive matrix protein 1 isoform X4 gives MDAGFFRGTSAEQDNRFSNKQKKLLKQLKFAECLEKKVDMNKVNLEVIKPWITQRVTEMLGFEDDVVIEFIFNHLEEKNPDAKLMQINLTGFLNGKNARMFMGELWPLLLSAQENIAGIPSAFLEQKKEEIKQRQIEQEKLAIMKKQDEEKEKKDKEDKENREKRDRSRSPKRRKSRSSSPRRRSPARRERKRSPSRSPHRRNRSGSRSASPVSTVKKPEQISLEPDLSLKERKESPAPEATSTSDILKEIKPSTPEVKETLLDQPIKKEKERKERNRHRSRSRSKSKSRSRSRSHSRPRRRPRSRSRSYSPRRRPSPRRRSPPRRRSPPRRLPPPPPPSRHRRSRSPIRRRRSPSVSSSGSSSSSSSRSRSPPKKTKRISISPPRKPRRSSPSPASPPRRRHRSPVTATSPAHKGPRLSSPHVNRSRKGYTSVSPARPAPKRKGSVKHESVSPPKPRRSEPSDSEDDKGGKAAGVESVQQRRQYRKQNQQTTSESGSSSSSEDEAPKRSTAKNGEVRRRRRRSLSRSMSPSPAMRKRHKDFSPRMPLGKMWHFPVAKRRRRSPSPPPRRRRTPSPPRRRRSPSPLRRRSPSPPPRRRSASPRRYSPPIQRRYTPSPPPRRRASPSPAPKRRSSPSPSSRRRRGSPPTRSNRDVRSPPPHKRHSPSPRPRPIRGSVSPPPARRVSMSPPPPQRRHMSPSPSNRPIRRVSRTPEPKKPKKVSPNLQVVRRATSSRSASRSPEPAPKKRPVASVSRSQSASRSPTPVLPPPPVKKPKSASVSPSPLKVSDQEAGGKKKKKKKDKKHKKDKKHKKHKKHKKEKAAVAPAAAVEEKVEPAEAPAKSPQPEASEPTKIMGGNNNRLRFEKLQNLI, from the exons AACCCAGATGCAAAGCTGATGCAGATTAACTTAACCGGGTTCTTGAATGGAAAGAATGCAAGAATGTTCATGGGAGAGTTGTGGCCATTGCTGTTGAGTGCCCAGGAAAACATTGCAGGAATCCCTTCTGCTTTTCTGGAACAGAAGAAAGAAGAAATCAAGCAGCGACAG ATTGAACAGGAAAAGCTGGCTATCATGAAGAAACAAGACGAAGAGAAGGAAAAAAAGGATAAAGAAGACAAAGAAAACAGAGAAAAGAGGGACCGCTCCAGAAGTCCAAAGAG GCGGAAATCAAGATCCTCATCTCCCAGGAGGCGATCTCCAGCAAGAAGGGAGAGAAAGCGTTCTCCATCTAGGTCTCCTCATCGTAGGAACAGAAGTGGGAGTAGAAGTGCTTCACCAGTATCTACGGTCAAGAAGCCTGAACAAATATCACTTGAGCCAGATCTCTCactaaaagaaagaaaagaatccCCTGCACCAGAAGCAACATCAACAAG TGATATTCTGAAGGAAATCAAACCCTCAACACCAGAAGTTAAAGAAACTTTACTAGATCAACCTATTAAAAAAGAGAAGGAAAGAAAGGAAAGAAATCGTCATCGCTCGCGTTCGCGGTCAAAATCAAAGTCTAGGTCCCGTTCACGTTCTCATTCCCGGCCGAGGAGGCGTCCTAGGTCCCGGTCAAG GTCCTATTCACCTCGAAGACGGCCCAGTCCCCGACGGAGGTCTCCACCACGACGGAGGAGTCCACCAAGGCGTTTGCCACCACCTCCGCCTCCTTCCAGGCACAGAAGGAGTAGATCGCCTATAAGAAG GCGTCGATCTCCCTCAGTTTCATCCTCGGGCAGtagttcctcttcctcttccagaTCAAGGTCACCTCCAAAGAAGACCAAACGCATATCAATCAGTCCTCCCCGCAAACCTCGCCGATCTTCTCCATCTCCTGCTAGCCCTCCGAGGAGACGACATCGATCACCTGTGACTGCGACAAGTCCCGCTCATAAAGGGCCGCGTTTGTCTTCTCCACACGTGAATCGTTCAAGGAAAGGTTACACCTCTGTTTCTCCTGCTAGACCAG caccaAAGCGGAAAGGTAGTGTGAAGCATGAATCCGTTTCTCCTCCTAAACCAAGAAGATCAGAACCATCAGATTCAG AAGATGATAAAGGAGGCAAAGCTGCAGGAGTAGAATCCGTGCAACAAAGACGCCAGTATCGCAAACAGAACCAGCAAACCACTTCTG AGTCCGGATCATCTTCCTCATCTGAAGATGAAGCACCAAAACGTTCAACTGCAAAGAATGGCGAAGTTCGAAGAAGGCGCCGTCGTTCCTTGTCACGGAGTATGTCTCCTTCCCCTGCTATGCGAAAAAGGCACAAGGACTTTTCGCCAAG GATGCCGCTTGGAAAGATGTGGCACTTCCCAGTGGCGAAAAG GAGGAGGAGAAGCCCATCACCACCGCCGAGACGCCGGCGGACCCCAAGTCCCCCGAGAAGGCGTAGATCACCGTCTCCGCTAAGACGCAG ATCGCCATCTCCACCACCACGTCGACGTTCAGCCTCACCCAGACGCTATTCACCCCCAATTCAGAGGAGGTATactccatcaccaccacccaGGAGGCGGGCATCTCCGTCACCAGCACCAAAGCGACGtagttctccctctccctcttcccggcGTCGGAGAGGATCACCACCTACTAGATCCAACAGAGATGTTCGCTCACCGCCACCACACAAACGCCACTCACCATCTCCAAGACCCAGGCCAATACGTGGATCTGTGAGTCCACCACCAGCACGAAGAGTATCaatgtcaccaccaccaccacagcgcCGTCATATGTCCCCATCCCCAAGTAATAGGCCAATCCGGCGTGTTTCACGAACACCAGAACCGAAGAAACCTAAAAA GGTCTCGCCAAATCTACAAGTTGTGCGAAGGGCTACATCATCCAGATCTGCATCTCGATCCCCTGAGCCTGCTCCCAAAAAAAGGCCAGTGGCTTCAGTCTCCAGATCACAATCTGCTAGTCGGTCACCAACACCtgtccttccaccaccaccagttAAAAAGCCAAAGAGTGCTTCAGTTAGCCCATCTCCTCTCAAG GTCTCTGATCAAGAAGCTGgagggaagaagaagaagaagaagaaggacaagaaacacaagaaggacaaaaaacacaagaaacacaagaagCATAAGAAAGAAAAGGCTGCCGTGGCACCAGCTGCAGCTGTGGAAGAAAAGGTTGAACCTGCAGAAGCTCCAGCAAAGTCACCTCAGCCAGAAGCTTCAGAACCCACAAAG ATTATGGGTGGTAACAATAACAGGTTAAGATTTGAGAAATTGCAAAATCTGATTTGA
- the srrm1 gene encoding serine/arginine repetitive matrix protein 1 isoform X3, whose translation MDAGFFRGTSAEQDNRFSNKQKKLLKQLKFAECLEKKVDMNKVNLEVIKPWITQRVTEMLGFEDDVVIEFIFNHLEEKNPDAKLMQINLTGFLNGKNARMFMGELWPLLLSAQENIAGIPSAFLEQKKEEIKQRQIEQEKLAIMKKQDEEKEKKDKEDKENREKRDRSRSPKRRKSRSSSPRRRSPARRERKRSPSRSPHRRNRSGSRSASPVSTVKKPEQISLEPDLSLKERKESPAPEATSTSDILKEIKPSTPEVKETLLDQPIKKEKERKERNRHRSRSRSKSKSRSRSRSHSRPRRRPRSRSRSYSPRRRPSPRRRSPPRRRSPPRRLPPPPPPSRHRRSRSPIRRRRSPSVSSSGSSSSSSSRSRSPPKKTKRISISPPRKPRRSSPSPASPPRRRHRSPVTATSPAHKGPRLSSPHVNRSRKGYTSVSPARPAPKRKGSVKHESVSPPKPRRSEPSDSEDDKGGKAAGVESVQQRRQYRKQNQQTTSESGSSSSSEDEAPKRSTAKNGEVRRRRRRSLSRSMSPSPAMRKRHKDFSPRMPLGKMWHFPVAKRRRRSPSPPPRRRRTPSPPRRRRSPSPLRRRSPSPPPRRRSASPRRYSPPIQRRYTPSPPPRRRASPSPAPKRRSSPSPSSRRRRGSPPTRSNRDVRSPPPHKRHSPSPRPRPIRGSVSPPPARRVSMSPPPPQRRHMSPSPSNRPIRRVSRTPEPKKPKKVSPNLQVVRRATSSRSASRSPEPAPKKRPVASVSRSQSASRSPTPVLPPPPVKKPKSASVSPSPLKVSDQEAGGKKKKKKKDKKHKKDKKHKKHKKHKKEKAAVAPAAAVEEKVEPAEAPAKSPQPEASEPTKESESEEENLDDLEKHLREKALRSMRKAQASPTS comes from the exons AACCCAGATGCAAAGCTGATGCAGATTAACTTAACCGGGTTCTTGAATGGAAAGAATGCAAGAATGTTCATGGGAGAGTTGTGGCCATTGCTGTTGAGTGCCCAGGAAAACATTGCAGGAATCCCTTCTGCTTTTCTGGAACAGAAGAAAGAAGAAATCAAGCAGCGACAG ATTGAACAGGAAAAGCTGGCTATCATGAAGAAACAAGACGAAGAGAAGGAAAAAAAGGATAAAGAAGACAAAGAAAACAGAGAAAAGAGGGACCGCTCCAGAAGTCCAAAGAG GCGGAAATCAAGATCCTCATCTCCCAGGAGGCGATCTCCAGCAAGAAGGGAGAGAAAGCGTTCTCCATCTAGGTCTCCTCATCGTAGGAACAGAAGTGGGAGTAGAAGTGCTTCACCAGTATCTACGGTCAAGAAGCCTGAACAAATATCACTTGAGCCAGATCTCTCactaaaagaaagaaaagaatccCCTGCACCAGAAGCAACATCAACAAG TGATATTCTGAAGGAAATCAAACCCTCAACACCAGAAGTTAAAGAAACTTTACTAGATCAACCTATTAAAAAAGAGAAGGAAAGAAAGGAAAGAAATCGTCATCGCTCGCGTTCGCGGTCAAAATCAAAGTCTAGGTCCCGTTCACGTTCTCATTCCCGGCCGAGGAGGCGTCCTAGGTCCCGGTCAAG GTCCTATTCACCTCGAAGACGGCCCAGTCCCCGACGGAGGTCTCCACCACGACGGAGGAGTCCACCAAGGCGTTTGCCACCACCTCCGCCTCCTTCCAGGCACAGAAGGAGTAGATCGCCTATAAGAAG GCGTCGATCTCCCTCAGTTTCATCCTCGGGCAGtagttcctcttcctcttccagaTCAAGGTCACCTCCAAAGAAGACCAAACGCATATCAATCAGTCCTCCCCGCAAACCTCGCCGATCTTCTCCATCTCCTGCTAGCCCTCCGAGGAGACGACATCGATCACCTGTGACTGCGACAAGTCCCGCTCATAAAGGGCCGCGTTTGTCTTCTCCACACGTGAATCGTTCAAGGAAAGGTTACACCTCTGTTTCTCCTGCTAGACCAG caccaAAGCGGAAAGGTAGTGTGAAGCATGAATCCGTTTCTCCTCCTAAACCAAGAAGATCAGAACCATCAGATTCAG AAGATGATAAAGGAGGCAAAGCTGCAGGAGTAGAATCCGTGCAACAAAGACGCCAGTATCGCAAACAGAACCAGCAAACCACTTCTG AGTCCGGATCATCTTCCTCATCTGAAGATGAAGCACCAAAACGTTCAACTGCAAAGAATGGCGAAGTTCGAAGAAGGCGCCGTCGTTCCTTGTCACGGAGTATGTCTCCTTCCCCTGCTATGCGAAAAAGGCACAAGGACTTTTCGCCAAG GATGCCGCTTGGAAAGATGTGGCACTTCCCAGTGGCGAAAAG GAGGAGGAGAAGCCCATCACCACCGCCGAGACGCCGGCGGACCCCAAGTCCCCCGAGAAGGCGTAGATCACCGTCTCCGCTAAGACGCAG ATCGCCATCTCCACCACCACGTCGACGTTCAGCCTCACCCAGACGCTATTCACCCCCAATTCAGAGGAGGTATactccatcaccaccacccaGGAGGCGGGCATCTCCGTCACCAGCACCAAAGCGACGtagttctccctctccctcttcccggcGTCGGAGAGGATCACCACCTACTAGATCCAACAGAGATGTTCGCTCACCGCCACCACACAAACGCCACTCACCATCTCCAAGACCCAGGCCAATACGTGGATCTGTGAGTCCACCACCAGCACGAAGAGTATCaatgtcaccaccaccaccacagcgcCGTCATATGTCCCCATCCCCAAGTAATAGGCCAATCCGGCGTGTTTCACGAACACCAGAACCGAAGAAACCTAAAAA GGTCTCGCCAAATCTACAAGTTGTGCGAAGGGCTACATCATCCAGATCTGCATCTCGATCCCCTGAGCCTGCTCCCAAAAAAAGGCCAGTGGCTTCAGTCTCCAGATCACAATCTGCTAGTCGGTCACCAACACCtgtccttccaccaccaccagttAAAAAGCCAAAGAGTGCTTCAGTTAGCCCATCTCCTCTCAAG GTCTCTGATCAAGAAGCTGgagggaagaagaagaagaagaagaaggacaagaaacacaagaaggacaaaaaacacaagaaacacaagaagCATAAGAAAGAAAAGGCTGCCGTGGCACCAGCTGCAGCTGTGGAAGAAAAGGTTGAACCTGCAGAAGCTCCAGCAAAGTCACCTCAGCCAGAAGCTTCAGAACCCACAAAG GAATCAGAAAGTGAAGAAGAAAACCTAGATGATCTAGAAAAGCATCTGCGAGAGAAGGCTCTGCGTTCAATGAGAAAAGCTCAAGCCTCACCAACATCATGA
- the srrm1 gene encoding serine/arginine repetitive matrix protein 1 isoform X5, whose translation MDAGFFRGTSAEQDNRFSNKQKKLLKQLKFAECLEKKVDMNKVNLEVIKPWITQRVTEMLGFEDDVVIEFIFNHLEEKNPDAKLMQINLTGFLNGKNARMFMGELWPLLLSAQENIAGIPSAFLEQKKEEIKQRQIEQEKLAIMKKQDEEKEKKDKEDKENREKRDRSRSPKRRKSRSSSPRRRSPARRERKRSPSRSPHRRNRSGSRSASPVSTVKKPEQISLEPDLSLKERKESPAPEATSTSDILKEIKPSTPEVKETLLDQPIKKEKERKERNRHRSRSRSKSKSRSRSRSHSRPRRRPRSRSRSYSPRRRPSPRRRSPPRRRSPPRRLPPPPPPSRHRRSRSPIRRRRSPSVSSSGSSSSSSSRSRSPPKKTKRISISPPRKPRRSSPSPASPPRRRHRSPVTATSPAHKGPRLSSPHVNRSRKGYTSVSPARPAPKRKGSVKHESVSPPKPRRSEPSDSEDDKGGKAAGVESVQQRRQYRKQNQQTTSESGSSSSSEDEAPKRSTAKNGEVRRRRRRSLSRSMSPSPAMRKRHKDFSPRMPLGKMWHFPVAKRRRRSPSPPPRRRRTPSPPRRRRSPSPLRRRSPSPPPRRRSASPRRYSPPIQRRYTPSPPPRRRASPSPAPKRRSSPSPSSRRRRGSPPTRSNRDVRSPPPHKRHSPSPRPRPIRGSVSPPPARRVSMSPPPPQRRHMSPSPSNRPIRRVSRTPEPKKPKKVSPNLQVVRRATSSRSASRSPEPAPKKRPVASVSRSQSASRSPTPVLPPPPVKKPKSASVSPSPLKVSDQEAGGKKKKKKKDKKHKKDKKHKKHKKHKKEKAAVAPAAAVEEKVEPAEAPAKSPQPEASEPTKFLQSLSFI comes from the exons AACCCAGATGCAAAGCTGATGCAGATTAACTTAACCGGGTTCTTGAATGGAAAGAATGCAAGAATGTTCATGGGAGAGTTGTGGCCATTGCTGTTGAGTGCCCAGGAAAACATTGCAGGAATCCCTTCTGCTTTTCTGGAACAGAAGAAAGAAGAAATCAAGCAGCGACAG ATTGAACAGGAAAAGCTGGCTATCATGAAGAAACAAGACGAAGAGAAGGAAAAAAAGGATAAAGAAGACAAAGAAAACAGAGAAAAGAGGGACCGCTCCAGAAGTCCAAAGAG GCGGAAATCAAGATCCTCATCTCCCAGGAGGCGATCTCCAGCAAGAAGGGAGAGAAAGCGTTCTCCATCTAGGTCTCCTCATCGTAGGAACAGAAGTGGGAGTAGAAGTGCTTCACCAGTATCTACGGTCAAGAAGCCTGAACAAATATCACTTGAGCCAGATCTCTCactaaaagaaagaaaagaatccCCTGCACCAGAAGCAACATCAACAAG TGATATTCTGAAGGAAATCAAACCCTCAACACCAGAAGTTAAAGAAACTTTACTAGATCAACCTATTAAAAAAGAGAAGGAAAGAAAGGAAAGAAATCGTCATCGCTCGCGTTCGCGGTCAAAATCAAAGTCTAGGTCCCGTTCACGTTCTCATTCCCGGCCGAGGAGGCGTCCTAGGTCCCGGTCAAG GTCCTATTCACCTCGAAGACGGCCCAGTCCCCGACGGAGGTCTCCACCACGACGGAGGAGTCCACCAAGGCGTTTGCCACCACCTCCGCCTCCTTCCAGGCACAGAAGGAGTAGATCGCCTATAAGAAG GCGTCGATCTCCCTCAGTTTCATCCTCGGGCAGtagttcctcttcctcttccagaTCAAGGTCACCTCCAAAGAAGACCAAACGCATATCAATCAGTCCTCCCCGCAAACCTCGCCGATCTTCTCCATCTCCTGCTAGCCCTCCGAGGAGACGACATCGATCACCTGTGACTGCGACAAGTCCCGCTCATAAAGGGCCGCGTTTGTCTTCTCCACACGTGAATCGTTCAAGGAAAGGTTACACCTCTGTTTCTCCTGCTAGACCAG caccaAAGCGGAAAGGTAGTGTGAAGCATGAATCCGTTTCTCCTCCTAAACCAAGAAGATCAGAACCATCAGATTCAG AAGATGATAAAGGAGGCAAAGCTGCAGGAGTAGAATCCGTGCAACAAAGACGCCAGTATCGCAAACAGAACCAGCAAACCACTTCTG AGTCCGGATCATCTTCCTCATCTGAAGATGAAGCACCAAAACGTTCAACTGCAAAGAATGGCGAAGTTCGAAGAAGGCGCCGTCGTTCCTTGTCACGGAGTATGTCTCCTTCCCCTGCTATGCGAAAAAGGCACAAGGACTTTTCGCCAAG GATGCCGCTTGGAAAGATGTGGCACTTCCCAGTGGCGAAAAG GAGGAGGAGAAGCCCATCACCACCGCCGAGACGCCGGCGGACCCCAAGTCCCCCGAGAAGGCGTAGATCACCGTCTCCGCTAAGACGCAG ATCGCCATCTCCACCACCACGTCGACGTTCAGCCTCACCCAGACGCTATTCACCCCCAATTCAGAGGAGGTATactccatcaccaccacccaGGAGGCGGGCATCTCCGTCACCAGCACCAAAGCGACGtagttctccctctccctcttcccggcGTCGGAGAGGATCACCACCTACTAGATCCAACAGAGATGTTCGCTCACCGCCACCACACAAACGCCACTCACCATCTCCAAGACCCAGGCCAATACGTGGATCTGTGAGTCCACCACCAGCACGAAGAGTATCaatgtcaccaccaccaccacagcgcCGTCATATGTCCCCATCCCCAAGTAATAGGCCAATCCGGCGTGTTTCACGAACACCAGAACCGAAGAAACCTAAAAA GGTCTCGCCAAATCTACAAGTTGTGCGAAGGGCTACATCATCCAGATCTGCATCTCGATCCCCTGAGCCTGCTCCCAAAAAAAGGCCAGTGGCTTCAGTCTCCAGATCACAATCTGCTAGTCGGTCACCAACACCtgtccttccaccaccaccagttAAAAAGCCAAAGAGTGCTTCAGTTAGCCCATCTCCTCTCAAG GTCTCTGATCAAGAAGCTGgagggaagaagaagaagaagaagaaggacaagaaacacaagaaggacaaaaaacacaagaaacacaagaagCATAAGAAAGAAAAGGCTGCCGTGGCACCAGCTGCAGCTGTGGAAGAAAAGGTTGAACCTGCAGAAGCTCCAGCAAAGTCACCTCAGCCAGAAGCTTCAGAACCCACAAAG TTTCTGCAGAGTTTGAGTTTTATTTGA